From the Streptomyces sp. NBC_00654 genome, the window GCTGGTGGCCCTCGACTGGAAGGTCATGCTGTTCCGGCCCTATCAGCAGTGGCCCGAACTCCACGCCTTCCTCGACTACTACGTCGTGCTGGGCCAGCGCGGCCCCACGGCCGTGATGATCGCCAGCTGGCTGGGCTGGCGCTCCTGGCGGCAGCACACGATCCGGCCGCTGCTCACCCTCGGCTGTTCGCTGCTGCTGCTCAATGTGACGGTGGGCGCGGTCAAGCTGGGCCTCGGGCGGCTCGGACCGCACTACGCCACCCAGATCGGCTCCGCGGAGATGTTCGCGGGCGGCGATATATTTCCTTCCGGACACACCGCCAACGCCGTGGTGACCTGGGGAATCCTCGCCTACCTGGCCACCACGCCGCGGGCCAGGCGCTATCTGTCCGCCCTGTCGGCGACGGTCTCCCTGGGCGTCGGCCTCACCACCGTCTACATCGGCACGCACTGGCTCAGCGACGTCCTGCTGGGCTGGGCGGCGGGACTGCTGATCCTGCTGGCCCTGCCGTGGTTCGAGCCGCTGATCACCCGCGCCGAGACCTGGATCTTCTCGGTGCGCGCGCAGTGGCGGCAGCGCCGCCGGGCCGACGCACCGGCGCCGGTACCCGCGCCCGTCGCGGCCGGCGCCCCGCAGACGGTGCCGCTCCCCCAGCCGATCGGCTCCGAGAGCATCGCCGCGGAGGACGGGAGCGCGGCGGCGGTCCCGGCGGCCGGAGCGGTTCCCGCGGCCGGGCAGAGCGCCGCGCAGGGCACCGGACAGAGCGCCGGGCAGAACCCCGCGTACCCCGGCGTGGGGGCACGGGCGCGGGCACACTCCGCGCACCCGGCGCATCCGGCCCGTTCGGAGCGCACCCCGGTCACCCCGGCGGGCCCCCGTCGCCCGCCGCACGCGGACCGCACGCCACGCGGCAGCACGAGCCCGGCCCGCCCGATGACGGGCGGCTGAGCCGCCCCCGGACCGCGGGGACGGTACGCACAAGCCTCTCCCCGCACGAGCGAGGGCCCCGACGCACATGTCGGGGCCCTCGCTCGTGTCCGTCCCGCCCCGGCGCGTTCCCCCGGTTCCCGGGCCCGCCTGCTCCAGGGCGCGCGCCGGCCGTCAGCCCACCCAGCAGCGCGTCACGGTCGAGTCCTCGACCTGGAAGTTGATGCGTCCGCCACGGAACTCCATGGTGAGGAACGTGCCCGGCGGCACGGCCCTGACCGAGGTCCAGCCACGGGATCTGGCCCGCCGCTCGGCGGCCTCGGCACCGAGGCCGACATACGACTCGGGGACGTCGTCCGGCTGCGTGGGAGGGGTCGGTATGGATGCCATGTCTCTCACCGTAGGCGGACTCGGACCGTGACGGAAGGCGGGGTCCCGACGGCCCGTGTCCCATCCCCGCATGCCGTGCCGGTCACGCTTGTGTCACAGGATCCCCACACTCGCTTACTTCGAACTATTCACCCGAACGGGCAGCCTGAACGGGTGATCGTTCCTTTCCGTACGCCGGGAAAAGGGTCCGGGAACCGGGAGCGCGGAAATCTCTTCCGGGATCACGGACATGATCCGCCTTTCCGCTCGGCACCCGGAATGATTCACTCGAATGCCCATAACCCCGGGAATTCATACGCCCTTATGCAGGTCTTATATTCCCCACACGCTTCCCACACTCCGCTCCACCGGCGTGCACTATCGGAATCTCGCCATCCGAGAAGCGGCGGCAGCGGACCGCGACACGGGCGACCCGGCGACCGGCCGACACGACCCGGCCGACGGGTGCGGCGGCGCCGCTCAGGCGGACCGCCCCTTGCGGATCGTGTCCGCGGCCTTGTAGCGCAGGGCGTACGCCCCGTCCAGGACGGTGCCCCTGGAGCGGTGCACCGCGGTACGCAGGGCACTCTGCGTGCGCCCCCGGCTCCCGTGCGCGGCGAGCTCGGTGAACAGGCTCTCGTGGCGTTCGGCGATCCGGGCCGGGTCGAATCGCTCCGACGCGGCCAGCGCCGCGGCGCCCATCCGCCGCCGCAGTCCGTCGTCGTCGATCAGCTCCAGCAGCGCGGCGGTGACCGCCGCCCGGTCCCCCACGGGCACCAGGCGTCCGTCGGCCCCGTCCTCGATGATCTCGGCCGGACCGTGCGGGCAGTCGGTGGCCACGACCGGCAGACCGCAGCGCATCGCCTCGACGATCGTCATGCCGAACGACTCCCGGTCCGAGGTGACGGCGGCGATGGACCCCTTGGGCCACTCGGCCTCCATCGGGTGGACGGAGCCCATCAGGACGGCCCTCTCGCCCAGACCGAGTTCGCCGATGAGGGTGCGCAGCGCCTGCTGTTCATTGCCGGTGGCGTCGCCGGCGCCGTAGATCCGCAGCCGCCAGTCGGGGCGCACCGCGCTCACCTCGGCGAAGGCCCGTAACAGCAGGTCGTACCGCTTGACCTTGTGCAGCCGGCCCGCCGCGACGACCCACTTCAGGTCGCCCCGCGCGGGCGCGCCCGCCGGAGCGGGCACGCTGTTGGGGATCGCCTCGATCCGTACGCCGTCCAGCCGGAGCCGGCTGCGGTAGTCCTCGGCGTCGGCCCGGGTGACGGTGGTGACCGCGTCGAGCAGCGCGTAGCGGTGGGCGATCTCGCGGCGCAGCCGGTAGCTGTGGCTGTCCAGCGTGAGGTGTTCCTGAGCCACGCGCACCGGACCCCGGCGGGCCTGCCTGCTGATGTGCACGTTGAGGCCGGGCCGGGTGCCGACGACCACGTCCGCCGCCAGGGAGCGCAGATGGGCCGCGATCCTGGTGTCGGTGAGTCTGCTGTACTGCTTGTGCCTGGTGTCGCCGCGCGGGAACACCGCCGCGGGCCTGGCGCATTCGGCCGCATCGCCGTCGTAGGCCGCGCTC encodes:
- a CDS encoding phosphatase PAP2 family protein — encoded protein: MRTDIFARLDREPEPPKIEAPRMSRHRIALFGGTLAFYVAIVVAVLVSSWLVALDWKVMLFRPYQQWPELHAFLDYYVVLGQRGPTAVMIASWLGWRSWRQHTIRPLLTLGCSLLLLNVTVGAVKLGLGRLGPHYATQIGSAEMFAGGDIFPSGHTANAVVTWGILAYLATTPRARRYLSALSATVSLGVGLTTVYIGTHWLSDVLLGWAAGLLILLALPWFEPLITRAETWIFSVRAQWRQRRRADAPAPVPAPVAAGAPQTVPLPQPIGSESIAAEDGSAAAVPAAGAVPAAGQSAAQGTGQSAGQNPAYPGVGARARAHSAHPAHPARSERTPVTPAGPRRPPHADRTPRGSTSPARPMTGG
- a CDS encoding I78 family peptidase inhibitor gives rise to the protein MASIPTPPTQPDDVPESYVGLGAEAAERRARSRGWTSVRAVPPGTFLTMEFRGGRINFQVEDSTVTRCWVG
- a CDS encoding glycosyltransferase family 4 protein codes for the protein MHISFLLHNAYGIGGTIRTTFNLARALAEQHDIEIVSVFRHRDAPALGAPPGVTVRHLVDLRRKSAAYDGDAAECARPAAVFPRGDTRHKQYSRLTDTRIAAHLRSLAADVVVGTRPGLNVHISRQARRGPVRVAQEHLTLDSHSYRLRREIAHRYALLDAVTTVTRADAEDYRSRLRLDGVRIEAIPNSVPAPAGAPARGDLKWVVAAGRLHKVKRYDLLLRAFAEVSAVRPDWRLRIYGAGDATGNEQQALRTLIGELGLGERAVLMGSVHPMEAEWPKGSIAAVTSDRESFGMTIVEAMRCGLPVVATDCPHGPAEIIEDGADGRLVPVGDRAAVTAALLELIDDDGLRRRMGAAALAASERFDPARIAERHESLFTELAAHGSRGRTQSALRTAVHRSRGTVLDGAYALRYKAADTIRKGRSA